The nucleotide sequence TTGGATTACTACCGGTAACCTATGGATTATAAAGAAAATAGGATTGAATGGAGTTTAAAAAACTAATTAAAGGCTAGATCATAAATAACTTGATCTAGCCTTTAAAATTCTTACTAAATACCAGAATAATCTCTATCAACGGTAATTACGCAATCGTAATGAGGATGTCTCCTTATGATTTCACTTTTAATATCATCACCTAACTTACTGAGCTTTTTTTCAGATATATCAACATCAAAAGGAACAACGATATCAAAAATTAATTTCTTATCTTCACCATCACCAACTATTCTAAAATCATGAAAAGATTGAACCGATGGGAAATCCTTAAGTATCTTTGAAACATACCTTTTAGCTTCACTTACTTCTGGAGATCCTATTAAGAGAGGATCCATATGAATAACCACAAATATATCAAGCTCTTCTGATATCCTTTTTTCTGTTTCATCTATTTTGCTGTGCAGAGTCATAATAGGAATATTATATGGAACCTCAGCATGGAAAGAAATCATGGTTCTTCCGGGTCCATAATTATGAATTATAAGGTCATGTACTCCTAAAATAACATCGCACTTAAGAGCCATTTTTTTTATAGACTTTACAAGGTTAGGGTCAGGAGCTTGACCTAAAAGAGGATCTATTGTATCCTTCATTAAGTTTACGGCTGACCATATTATAAGAGCACCGATTAAAACACCTACATATCCATCTATAGATATAGTTGAAAAAGCGGATACTAAAAGTGATAAAATAACACTTGAAAGTATATATACATCGTTAAGCGCGTCAGCTCCAGATGCTTTTAGAGCTGAAGAGTTGATTTTTTTACCGATATTTTTGTTAAATAAGCTTAGCCATAATTTAAG is from Clostridium acetobutylicum ATCC 824 and encodes:
- a CDS encoding cation diffusion facilitator family transporter, which gives rise to MLVKFIVSKFIKDYSNISNKKVRENYGILSSIMGLIVNLILFVIELSIGIFINSIAVIADAFHNLADVSASVITLIGFKLSNKPADKEHPFGHGRVEYLSALLVSAIILLVGVEFIKTSFLRILSPEPVSFNLISFIIMLIAIPLKLWLSLFNKNIGKKINSSALKASGADALNDVYILSSVILSLLVSAFSTISIDGYVGVLIGALIIWSAVNLMKDTIDPLLGQAPDPNLVKSIKKMALKCDVILGVHDLIIHNYGPGRTMISFHAEVPYNIPIMTLHSKIDETEKRISEELDIFVVIHMDPLLIGSPEVSEAKRYVSKILKDFPSVQSFHDFRIVGDGEDKKLIFDIVVPFDVDISEKKLSKLGDDIKSEIIRRHPHYDCVITVDRDYSGI